The segment CGGTTTTGGATAGTTCAGGGGGTAAATTAGACTGTTTTATAGTTCGGAGGTAAAGTAGACACCAACTCATAGTTCAGGaggtgatgtagactttttccaattTCCATACAACCTAGCAGCTAGTTGTATTATTAGTCTTGCTCTTAATCAGCTTTTTTTGGTTTTCTTAGGTTCAAGATATCTTGTCGCGTGTTTTGGGTTTTATTGCAATGGCAAAGTGGTTTCAGCTACGAGAGACACAGATGAGAAATTCCGCCAAGCATAGGTGAAATTAATTAACATGATTTGCATATTTGCTGAACGATGCCTTTTGTCTGCTCTGATGTGAGCTGAAACTACGTCATATGTGTCGGCCACATACGTGTGGCCTAGCACAGGTGGGGAGGCTAAAATTTTGTTTTACTTCATCTTCAAGGAAATCGCCTTCACCTTATGTACTCCTTTCATCTCAAATTAAAACATTTTCTAAATTTATTCTAAATCTAATTATTTTAAGTCTCactaattttatagaaaagagtattaatatttatgacaccaaaTTAGTATCTCTAAATACATCCTAaactatatttttataatatatttattttgtgccctagaaattattatttttaataaaattgGTCAAAATAAAAATTATTATTCTAAACACTAAATAGTAAACAGTCAGTCCCTTCAGTTAATGTATAGTCCGTTTAAAGGACATTTCCTAAGCAGAGTTAAACGACCTAAACGGTCTTGTATTGTAGCACTaaaatatacatatttatgtACGTAAAAGTCAAATATGCTACATATTTACACATGTAAAAAGTAAGTATTCTACTAAATAATCTTTTTTTTGGAAGAAATCAAAATCCCAAAACACTTCATATACTTACAATCCTAATTAGTTCAGTGTTTATTATAGTAGTTGTAATCCTCCTATTTACTAAATTATAAATTAAATGGTCATTTAGCCCATGTAATCATGGTTAACTCAATTCTACTTGGACGATCTTCAATGGTTTAAACAATCCAACCGTTTAATTTAACATTTAGGGCCTAAAGTGGCATCCATTTACGGTTTAAATGTTGTTTGAACGGACTAAGTGCTTATTAAGATAGTTTGACTTTGAGTGATTTTAGgaattgattttttttagacCGAAGGAGTACACCTACAAGACGGGGAGAAAAGAACATCTTGAATGGCATTCTCCTAAAAAAAAAAGGATCAAATCTTTCGGGCCAGGCCAGCCCCTAAAAAAAAGTCTGTCGGGCCAAAATTACTGCTATGGATCTGGGCCGAGAGTGCAGGCTCAATAAGATCTGAGTGTTGCTTGGCTATGACACAGCCAGCCGGAAATTCCCGTGGGCTCTTCTTCGACCTTTTTAAGCCTTGTTGGATGCTAAAGTACAGCCCGGCCCAACAAGAGTGCTTTTCTGCTTTTGCGTTCCGTGCCAAGACATGAATGATGTTTGTCGGTGTCGGTCGCCAGACCATGTCGGGTCTCCTAGATGGCAGTGGCGGCACCACACACTGCGTGAGCAAGCACACATTCATGGCGATGACCAACGAGTGCGACTTCCTGTCAGATAATAGTTCGTCCAGTTCATcagagccttgtttagtttcaaaaaattttgcaaaataggaatagtaacactttcgtttgtatttgacaaatattgtctaattatggactaactagatttaaaagattcgtctcgtcaattacgACCAAACTGtttagttagtttttattttcatctatatttaatactccatgcatacgtctaaagattcgatgtgacgggaaatctgaaaaattttgtaaaatttttgatgaagtaaacaaggcccagggcttgtttagatccaaatttttttttagattttaacactgtagcactttcgtttttatttgacaaacattgtccaatcatagagtaactagacttaaaaaattcatctcgtgatttacagacaaactgtgtaattagtttttattttgatctatatttaatacttcatgcatgtgccgtaagattcgatacgaTGGAAAATCTTATAagttttgggtgcatctaaacaaggcctcagtccaCGACGTGAAAACAAGAGAGAAAATACTAGTACACTCCATTATCTTCAGAATGTTCAGGAGCAATGCCAGGTGACACTGAAGAATCGCATCGCAGGACAAAGAAATAAGTGCTGAGCTGTGATCAGTAAACGCCACACCGACACAgtagcatcatcatcatcacattGCATTGCAATCCAAGCTCCGGGCACTCTACTACGTAGTAAGTACGCACGTACGTACATACACTGCGTTTGCAGCACACGCACACCGGCACACGTACAGGCACGCACATCTCCTTCTTCCTAGCAGCTACGTACGTACACAAATCATCTCTGGCGCCTTCGCCGCTCGACGGCCCTCCTCGATCTTTCTTCCCGGCCGCTGCCGGCgggtccggctcggcggcggccgTGACCGGGAGGCGGAGCGCGCAGGCGGCGCCGGCAGGCAATCAAAACCCCGAgcaccggcgccggcgccgcgctAAACTAGAAGAAACCCAACGAGCCAATAAATAGAAACAAAAACAAAGTGAAAAGGAAAACAAGGCCACGCTAGTTATCGGTCGGTCGGTCGCTCATCTCGTCGTGCCAGCACCCAGCAGTCTCAGGGCGACTCCGACGAGGAGTTGGTGGAGACGGTGATGAGCGTGGacgcggacgacgacgacgtccgcGGCGTCGCGGAGGCCTTCACCAGCACGACCGGCGTcttgctctccagccgccggtGGTGCTCCTGGACCAGCTGCTCCGCCACGGCGTCCAGACGCTCCCCGTTGGTCTGTGCCATCAGCTTCTTGCCGCGGAACAGCACTGACTCCACGCCCCGCtccgccagcgccgccgcctccgccgtcTCGCCGGCGGCGGGCGCAATGCCGTTGCCCTGGATGCGCACGTAGTTGGTCGCCCTgctctccccgaacgccatcgaCACGGCCTGGTCAACCTGCAAAGCAAACCGCCAGCGCACTGACCGTCAGTCCTGTCCGTCCGTTCGTTCCAAACTGCTACCCTGTTCTGTTCGTGTTCGGGAAATGGTGCCGGTCATCCAGGCAGGCAGCCTCGCTCACCATGTCGGCCTGGCAGGCTCCGGCGATGCGAAGGAggctggaggaggaggggcggcCCAGCGAGGCGGCGGCGCTCCCGCCGAGGGACAGCACCACGAGGTCGGCCGCGCCGGCGGCGAAGGGGAACTCGCGCTTGTTGTGGAGCACGTGCGTGAGCGCCACGGCCGTCGGGTTGGCCACAGCGGCGGAGGCTCCACCCGCGCCGGCGCCCGCGGCCCCCGCCGCGGCGCGCAGCCTGGTGCGCCCGTCCAGCGACGCCACCTCGGCGGGGCCCACGCCGCAGGCGGCCGCGCACACCTGCCACAGCGGGAAGTCGAACGCGTCGGCCTCCACGGCGTCGGCGCGGGAGAACACGAACGGCGCCGCGCTCGCCATGTCGTAGCACGGGATCAGCAGCGGCTTCGCGGCGTCGCGCACCGTCAGGTCGCCGAACACCTTCCGGAACGCGGCCTCGGGGCGGGGCCGACGGAACGACGACATCAGTCCCCCGCCGCCACGGCTGGACAGGACCTTGCGGTTCTTGGCCACGAACTCGCGCGCCGCCTCGGCGGGCATCCGGCACGCGAACATCGCCGCCGCGAGGAACCCGCCTGCGCCGGAGCCGGCGGCGAGGTCGAAGAAGTCCGCGACGCGCGCGGCGGGGTTGCCGGAGAGCTCCTGCAGGCGGCGCTCGAGGCGGaccagcgcggcggcggcgagcgcgcCGCCGTCGGCGCCCCCGTCGATGGAGAGCACGCGGACGCGGCCCGCGGAGGACGGGACGCCCTCCAGCGGCGACAACGCGCCGAACAGGAAGTTGGACTCGAGGATGGAGAATATCTCCTGGCTCAGGCGGTCGGAGCCGCCGCCGTTGTACGACGCCACCGCCGGCGGTGACGGCAGCTGATGATCGAGCAGTGCGAGCGAGGCGGTGGCCATTGCGTCTGCGTGCGTGCGCGACGTCGtcggcttcttgtttgctcTTCTGGCGTCTGGCTCTGGCGTGTCGGCACCTGGAGCTGGATTGGATTTGATGATTGGGAAGGCAGGTGAGTGAGGCTGAGGTGAGTGTGGAGTGCGAGTGTGCGGCATCGTCTTCCCGGCAGAATTTATACTGGAGCCGCGCACACTAGCTTCCCGCCACGGCGCATGCTAGTGGCTCGTGCCCATTCACGCTGCTGGAGCCGCGTGTCCTTTTCTGTCCTCGCTTCACCTCACTGAATGCTTCGGTTATTCAGTTGGTGCTCTGTTTTCATTTTTCCCATCTTCCTTTTTTTTCATCGCTTCATGATTGACGAAGGCCCCTCTACCCTTTCTTTTTACAACAAGGTAAACGAAGCATATTCAAGAGTACCAAAACACTCTCCTCCGATTGAAAAAAGAAACATCTCCAATAActtctaactctatctccaatttttttttgcgaaaaaAACAACCCCCACGTGCTGAATAGACGTGTCAGTCTAGAGGTGAAAGGATTTGAGAAGAGTAAAAGTAAGACATGGTTCCTAATACAAATATACAATACaagagaaaaaatatataaaggAGGATCCGTGATTTAGAATAGTTCGGGATTCATAATTTAAAGTTGTTTTCCATATTTTAGAACCAACAAATTAATATGCTTCCAACTTTTCTAGCCACTTTTAGAACTCATTGATCTACTAACtagtttttttagaaactattaGGATGCTCTTAACTAATGTCATATCTCAGAATTAGTGAATGCAATATTAAACAGTAATCCAAGGAACAGAATTTTGATTCAACACTACTGGGCCTTCCTCACCTAGAAATTTTTCACTCACCCCCACCTGAAGCCTAGTACAAAAACGAAATGCCTCTCTCATTCATTTGGTTGCTATTTGTAGAcgtgttcttgttttattgcatTCGGGGCTGAAGCTACACTGTAGATAGGGGGTGGAAGTGCACCCTCCCAAAATACATAAAAATTATAATTTAGGTTAATTTTCATCATACATGCACCCTAGGACACATGTCTATATGCAAGTACCAGTGCACTCTTCTCTAAATTGATGTAGCACGTTTCATGGTGCTTCATTAGCTTGTACAGTACTATTCTGGTCATCTCCGAGCGGATCAGCCAGTCGTAGGCGGCCACTCCGGCCGTGGTGTCCACAATCCTTCGTCTCCTCCTTCCCCTCCACACTTTGATTTTATTTCCTCCGATTATTAATATATTGGTAATTTCTAGGCATTGGGAATTCAGGGTTATTTTGTTGCctaaatactagaataatagatgTTTCTTCAAGAAGCTGAATCCCTGCCAAAATGGGCAATTTCATCAGTACATTAAACCAGCGATATCTTTTGAAATTATATTTCGAGTCGAAGTAATAGCCCCGTTGGCGgactcggggggggggggggggggggggctggggtggctgcagcccccgtcttggactcaaaatttttttaatagattttatttttagcaaaagactctatgtatttggtatttttctatgtttattttaTGAATCTTTGTTTTTGAGCACTTTGAATTAATATTAAATTATTAATCTTAGCTATATCTATTAGTGTACTGGATTGAACGAGCAAAAacaaaaatttagctatgttaTTTAGCTCCCCTCTTGGTCCGTTTCTGGGTCCGCCGCTGAATAGCCGTATATATATTGTTTCAAGCTGTAAGAATATAAAGAATCTGCCCTTGTTACCATTCTCTGATCTAGCTATCCGACATGAAAGTGTGGAGCAAAAATGTGGGGTGCGTGCGGCTCAATGCTAGCCACTCCACTATATCAGTATGGACAACctgaaaatgtgcaaattacatGCATGGTCCTAGTCTGGTTGTTAGCCCGAATAATCCGGGGCGAAGGAATGGGCAATATGCATATATGGGACCACGCATACATACCCTGGGGCATCTCCTTTTTTTGTTTATGCAGGGGCAATGCAAATTCTTCACCCGTGGGCTAGCTCTTACTCAATGAGGATGATTAGCGAGAAACTTTGAGGACAAGAAAGTGCGGGCGGACCTTTTTCTTGCCTGATCGATCCTTCCCCATTAATTCCATCGATCGTCTCTAGCTCCCATATCATATCAAAACGAGCTGCATAGCCCAAAAATGCAGCTTGTGATCTACACACATCCGTACGTGTCCTAGCTGATGATCGAGTTAATAATAAAGAAGACATCAGGCATTATATTGTCGATAGAGGAGCGAGCATCATTCTAGGCTTGTTTCGTTCGCGACCTCAATGCAAAGCAAAGTGTAGCGCCCAATAATGATCGATTCCCCTccgtctctctctctatatctcTGCCTCTCCTGGCTGAGAGTAGCTTAGCTTAGCTTAGCATTATTagctcactcactcactcgaTGATCACTAGCTGAGCTGAGCTACCGACCACGCAATCCCCGTCCTGTACTCCTAGCCTGCCCAAATGCATGCATGATTATTGCTTCATATATTTCCGGCCCCGCTCCATTTCTCGTCTCATCTTGAGCTTTACTCAACCTTATTAGTAACCACCAACTGCTACTGGTGTACTAGCTAGCATAGCAGAGCTATTGCCAGCAGCTGCTGCATGCATGCCGCCGGCGCCATGGACGGACGCGACGTCGACGACTTGGCTATAGCTAGCTACATGATCGATTcggtgcggtgcggtgcggtgATGGTGCGGCGGTGCCCGCCCGCCCAATCATTTGCTCTCGGCACGGAGACGGAAAAAACCCCACCCGCAAACCGATCGATCGAGTGGATGGGTGCATGCATGGATCATTAGGATTAGGATTATTATGGGGTAGGTGCCGGTGCCGGCAACCGGaatgcaagcaagcaaggtttgtgtctgtgtgtgtgcgcgcgcgcgcctcTAGTCCTAGCTAGCCCTAGTACATTGCAATAGTTTTCTAATAGTAAAATATTCCACCAAGTGCTCTGAAATCATGTCATGGACGATATATGGCGCTTAATTGTTTCCTTGACGACGAACGTATCCGTGATCATTGCAACTCTTGTTGCTTATTGCTTGTGATGTGTGATTTGTTGTATGCACGCGTTGGTCGATATGATCTTTTGCATGGTTCTTGATTGGGAGGGTACGGTGTTTGGTTTATGTTGGGAGCGAGCGAGAGATAATAATGGatggaaaatataaataaataaaggggATTAAAGCAGcaaggacggacggacggacccGACGCAAATCAAAAGGTGTCCCTTGATTGTAAGGTAGGCACAAGGCAAGGccccattttttttttaaaaaaaaaaaggggaacATGATGCTAACCCTCTTTGTTTAATTTAGTTTATTCGTGGTGCTGTTCTGCTTTTGGCCGGGCTAGCTTACTCCACGACAAGGTCTTGCATATATCCGATCCTACCCTGCTTGTCCACCACACCCAGTTGGAGAATGAGAGGATTTTAATGTGTTATTATAGTAGTAGTATAGTATACCATGCTAATCTAGTAATCTGGATTCTGAAGCAACTTTAAGCACACCAAAGGACTGATGAGGAGTTGAGGACCTACCTATAACAAGGGCTTAGTTCCTCCCACTAGCTTTTTTCCTTATTACCACTCCAATGTCTGTCTGTCTGTATATACCAACACGTACGCAAATCATGCAAATCTCTTTGACATGGAAATCAATTGATCTGCATGATTCGCAGGTGTCTGCATTTTATCCTGTGACTAATAACTACaaatatatatagtaaaaaaactACACCGGCACTAGATATTTTTGGAGAAATATTAAGTAGCTtcactaaataaataaagaaaatgattggCGAATTGAATGGAATAGTATTGGTCTGTTGAGAGTTTGGAGCCACATAATGATGCTAGCTAGGCCAGGCGGACCACAACAACTGTCAGATATCTGATGGCGATGCGATATGAAGATGGCAAGGAAAACTATGTGTACTGCTGCTGCATCCGTGCATGCAAATTCATGCACCACGACAAGGACCTCTCCTCGCCTGCTGCAGCCGTCTGTTTGTTTGTTGAGCCATCCATCATCATCACCAGTTCATCACCCGTACTCCACCACTTTATTTTATAacttatacattttttttttctgaaacgaGACTTattcatatataaaaaaaaacgcAAGGTCTCAGATATGATATATGCCGGCCTATCATaatctattattattattattattataacaCAATATGTGAAAATCGATTCCTGTCGGTTTGCCTGTCTCGTCCACATCCGCCTGTCTGCCGCTTTGCTAGCTGCTCGATCGGTTGCTCCTGCCGCCTGCTCTTGCCAGTgcatccttccttccttccacgAAGCATCCATCCACCACACGGATCGATCGGAGCCAGGAGCAAACAGTAGTCTGCCAAAACAAGAGATTATTAGCAGCTAGTGACGAACTAATAAGTGATGACACCACCTCGATCTGTCAGTTGATCCTCTGCATGTTCGTCGTCGTAATTGCTAGTATATGTGTGCATGCAGGCATACAAATTAAAGGCACATGTTTAATTGGGCCATGGCACAAACACGTAGTACATGCATGTGAAACACTCGCACCATGCATGCACGCCATGACTTTCTTCGCCGGACATCTGATAAATCTCCACGTAGTACGCCCGCGACGTGCTTGTGTCCCATATATATGATAATATGTCGCATGTGTACGCGGCATGCGAATATATGATGCAGATATGCATGCACCCATGTGCCGGCAAAATCTTCAGCGATAAGCTCGTGGGATGGAGGCNNNNNNNNNNNNNNNNNNNNNNNNNNNNNNNNNNNNNNNNNNNNNNNNNNNNNNNNNNNNNNNNNNNNNNNNNNNNNNNNNNNNNNNNNNNNNNNNNNNNNNNNNNNNNNNNNNNNNNNNNNNNNNNNNNNNNNNNNNNNNNNNNNNNNNNNNNNNNNNNNNNNNNNNNNNNNNNNNNNNNNNNNNNNNNNNNNNNNNNNNNNNNNNNNNNNNNNNNNNNNNNNNNNNNNNNNNNNNNNNNNNNNNNNNNNNNNNNNNNNNNNNNNNNNNNNNNNNNNNNNNNNNNNNNNNNNNNNNNNNNNNNNNNNNNNNNNNNNNNNNNNNNNNNNNNNNNNNNNNNAGCACATGCATGACTTGATCATGGGGAAAAGGACtactcgtgtcatgttgaaaacAAATAAATCGATAAAGCGCTGGACTGAACATTCTCATGACGTGAACTGCCTGAAACAGAAACAATAACCAATACCATCGATGGCATGCATGATTTTCCTTTTGGGGTGTTGGTGGTATATCCTTGCTCAAGAAGACACTGCAAACTCCCATAAGATATTCGGTACTCGTGCATTTCATATGATCATATGCAACTGCCAGGAAAAGGACCGGTCGGATGGGAACATTGGAGAAGAATGTGTGTAAACAGTGGTGGAGCTCGTTAATTTTGATGTGTAGGGCCACTATCAAAGCATATATACCACACCTGCGCTGAATCAACATAACAAAAGCAGCCTATAAATATATAGGTTGAGATAAATGTCTCAATTTCAAACTTAAATCCACCACATAATAAATTAGAACATAAAAGTGGATAAAAAATTCCACTCGCGCACTGTTGGTGCGTTTGGTCGGAGAGCGTGGGGGGAATGTTCAATCTCCATTTATAGGGATGGAATGGATCTATTCTTATGTTTGATTGGAGCAACGAGGCACAACTGGGAGTGATGTATGAGTGCACGACAGCGGAAAGAGTCACACGGGCACATGCCAGCACCTGAAGAATTATGCCTTTGCTGATCATGGAACAACCACAAAGAAGAGCGCGCTCAAATGAGAAAATAGCAATAGAGCCGAACATGGCGCCTTGAAACACACTACGAGCCAAAATTGGAAAATTGAAGGAACCACGGAGGAGCCTGAAGCACACTACGAGCTGAAATTGGAAATTTTAAGGAACTATGAAGGAGCAATACACTACAGGCGAGCACCTAAACCAAGATATGAGAGAGGATGATCGAGATAGCCCATGGTGATGGCTATaggcaaaaaaaatttaaacatGAGTACTCAGAAAATTTGCTCCACGAGTAGAGGCAAGGCCCTAGTAGCCTTATTTGGAGATCCAAAACCCACCCAAGAGCATCTTAGTGTTGATGAAAATTGAACCATAGAAAGAACATATCAAACCGTGAACATTGAAAGAACAAACTGATGTTGTCAAAAGCAAAATCGAAC is part of the Sorghum bicolor cultivar BTx623 chromosome 10, Sorghum_bicolor_NCBIv3, whole genome shotgun sequence genome and harbors:
- the LOC8083205 gene encoding patatin-like protein 3, producing MPHTRTPHSPQPHSPAFPIIKSNPAPGADTPEPDARRANKKPTTSRTHADAMATASLALLDHQLPSPPAVASYNGGGSDRLSQEIFSILESNFLFGALSPLEGVPSSAGRVRVLSIDGGADGGALAAAALVRLERRLQELSGNPAARVADFFDLAAGSGAGGFLAAAMFACRMPAEAAREFVAKNRKVLSSRGGGGLMSSFRRPRPEAAFRKVFGDLTVRDAAKPLLIPCYDMASAAPFVFSRADAVEADAFDFPLWQVCAAACGVGPAEVASLDGRTRLRAAAGAAGAGAGGASAAVANPTAVALTHVLHNKREFPFAAGAADLVVLSLGGSAAASLGRPSSSSLLRIAGACQADMVDQAVSMAFGESRATNYVRIQGNGIAPAAGETAEAAALAERGVESVLFRGKKLMAQTNGERLDAVAEQLVQEHHRRLESKTPVVLVKASATPRTSSSSASTLITVSTNSSSESP